The window catcTCCGAAACTCTGGCAActcacaatacattttttatttattaaaaaaattatagaacaCAAGTTTAAAATTCGAACAACTGTCTAACAGGCACAACCGGTCCGCATGTTTTGACTGGccacttataataaaaatatatgcagaactggtttataaatatgaatgacCGACGCTTCTGTAATGGTGATAAGTTAGAGATAACACATATAAAGCTTGGTACCGGGCACGGATCCAGCGGCTTGGGCACGATGGGCGCTTGCCCAAAACCTTAATTGACTTTGTAAATCGCCAAAAATAGTTGAATGCAGAAAATAATTTCCGCCAATCACTtacacagtattttttatcagttttggaacttaatattttattcataaaaaattgttgcaCACCTGTGCCTGATTTTTCAGGCTAGTGTAaaggaaatttaattttcgttattttaaggtttatgtCTCCGGACCGTTTCCGATACTTACGAACAGCACGTCGTCGCTGTGAGTGAGCCCCATATTTCATGAGATCTGGATCAGCGCCTGCTCCATACGAATGTCATACCGATAATGATTCACTTGCAATGTAATGCGAAAGGTCACTGGATAACAAATCTGCCGtttagtaagtaggtaggtattaccATTTATCTAATTACGTAGACAGATACATAAAACATGGTCAGAAAATACGTTGAATTTTATGTTactaataacttttaaaataactaataacgttaaaaagataaataaattgagtatcatatatttcttttatttatggtacctacctatacataggtacatagtaACTAGAGCACAATTATAGTTTATCAAAACTCATGAAGAAACAAACTCTGCTCTGGGTACGAAAGAAAATCAGGGTGGGCAGGCTGTTCGTCCTCccgtgtaaaatataaaagtaaatcaagggaaagggctaTAGTGACTTACATTGGAGATCATCTCTTAGGCTAGCCTAGCTACTTACTACCTAAATTCCACCAATAACCGCCATGCAGCTAATCGTGGCCTTCGAGTTTCACaattcttggctctgtctaccctgtGAGCGATAAAACTGTGTCTTTCATTCTTCTAAAAACAAGAACTCATCGGACATTATATCTTGATTCGAAGGTATTTAGattgaaaatcaaaaatcgtcatctttaaataggtatagtttttattatccGTTTTTGGTGCACATAAATTGTCTTACGAGACCAGTTTGGCCACGCTCACAAACAGTTCCTCGAATCCTGAATATaaacactaatattattaatatctcCTTACTCACAATAAGGAAATATCCTCGTATCACAGAAGAGTTTTGTCAGTTCATTCGAAAGCCTTGTGGACATGGATATAtctaaaaatctaataaaatacagtcatctgcattattatctattgttGTATACACCGGTTCTTATTCCAATGTGACAAAGTCTAAATTGAATGCATCTGAGACCGGCTGCTCCTTGGTCTACCTGGGATGATAACGAATGATAACTAAACCCAGGTCTAACCAAAGATACACGAACTACGTTTAACCAGCTGAGACCGGCGGCACCTAGCTAGCCGCGCTTCGTAGCTTATAGAAATTGATATAGAGCTGTACCtaagtatacctacctaagtacctacataggCATTAAACTAAACACAATAAGTACAATACGGCATAAGGATTGAACGGATGGGAGCACGATGGAACGGACCTTTCGATCTCAAGCTCAGTCTACCATCACCATTTCAAAAACCAAAAAATCATCTGCCTTTAAAAATCTCCATTGTGTGTTATGTACATTTTACCCATTACGTTAAATAAAGGGTAAAAACCAGACTaccaataaacaaatatgcgTTTGGGAAAAAACggtaaataattgtaataaacatggATGAATGTTAGTTGTAATCAGTCCGTCGTCACCGGATGTCCACGCCACCCACCGAGATTTCCTGGATTACAATCTATTGTAAACATGCAATGAATAGATGGAATGCAAAatgatgtgttttttttttatccagaataaaaagtacctaaatcTGTATTATAAGTTGACGTTTTCTTTAAAGATTTCATACACATTTCATAGCTATTCATAGacatctattatttttttctgtaagaAGTAACGAAGCTATACTAATGTTCTAATACTTTATTTCAAGAAGCACGGCCGGGCAAGTCCACGAGCGGTTTGTGCTGTACTTAAAATATGTGTccttcattacaaaaaaatatatttataaaatatatatttattataaaataatgaattaattccAAGCATAAAAATggctttgaaatatttttaacataattgttCTCATTGTTCatgctttaaataaaattctaaaaattagTCGTTGTCAAGCTGTCAACtaagaatttatattactaaaatttttTATCACTAAAGACTAGGCCTCTTAGAGGGCTTAACTGATATATATCCAATATTGACGTGACTTACGCCTTCTTTATTCTTCAGTGGACTATATCcacttttattacaaaaaatattttacaaaagacttggctgtatgggctagtaCCCTTTGCTAGTTGCCTTTGCGTATGGGCTACTTCCTCAATGAAacgaaagaataaaaaaaagtcaacTTTAGGTTACTGTCAAAGTGTCAAGTCAACttcaagtaaaattattttgttttccattatatatatttattgggcCTTGTTGAGCTCAGTTGTGTTGATTGATATTTTCGATTTCGTAAAACTGTGTAAATTCGGAACAATGTCTAACAAAAGAAACAAGGAAGAAATAAACCAGGATAGCGAAAGTGAGGGAGAGCAGGATTCTGCAAGCGAAAATTCTGATGTGGACTCTGATGGAAACTTAGTCGGTGACCAGGTATGCATACCCTAACCTCAAAACACATGgcattttaaacattaataaaaatgaccGTATTTTGCTGATATCTTCGTTAtatgtgtcaaattttaattaggatCCTAATATACGGTGTTTTGATTCTCGATGCCAGTACATAGTTAATTTACTTCACATTATTTACGTTCCGGTCTACCGCTCCGCTGTTTTGATTCAATATGGTTGCAAGTTTCAATACCTTTATTCATTGTTGTGCAATCTCAAAGAAATTACTGAAGTTCCTGgcactttttaaattttaatttttcacagATTGTATAAGTCATTCAAGCCATCATctgattttgtttgttattgtactgttaatatacctaatatgaaagtagtttattttatggCCTACCTATATGGCGGAGATAGATATGCAAGTAACATGGATAAGTAGCTACCATACCAGTAGCtggtatatgtatgtatacagcAACACATAGATTCTGCTAGGTGTAATTCCACCTTTATATACTGATATTGATATATCTGGTGTGGATGTACCAGGTGTCTCTCATTTCTGTAGACATAAGTTTTTGTATACAACAATATCAGAGCATGACTAATGATTTTGAATCCATGACAGACTGTACATAAGGTTGATATAGTACATGTACTCAATAAGaacataatgtaaaaattcaatcattgtttttacattattcTGATATCAAATAATCAAGTTTGATTGTTTTCAGGAACTGCAAGCTGACTTTGAGGGCCGTAATCCTGAAGACTGTGACTTCCATGGCATCAAGCAGTTACTGCGCCAATTATTTCTAAAGTCTCATGTTGATTTGGGAGGCCTTGCCCAAATTATTATCTGTAAGTTTTTGGACAACTTAAGGTATTTCCAGCATTTTATCAGTTGCTTAGGCAGTAGTAGAAAGTCAAGAGTCCAGTGTCTGCTTTTCAACTTTATCACCttcacatacacacacactatCTCCTTCTCATTATAAATAaccatacatattttttttcagccCAAAATTTTGTAGGTAGTGTGGTGAAGCAATGTTTAGATGAGCCcgaagatgatgatgatgaagacgACGGCAGTGATGGTGTCTTCGGAGTCACCACAGTCATTAATATTACCAAAAAGAAAGTAAGTGTTACTTTAGATCCCATTAACTTTACCAACCCAAAAGTGATAGTTGTGCAACATCAACAAAATAACAGTACTGTAGaggttaactttaatctgtgAATTTTTATCACTTTTGTAATGATAAATCCAACTCtgtccataaaaatattttctttttgttatgcaaatattattgttgtcaaAAACTTGTAACTAATTTTCCAGAATGAACCAAGCATACAGCAAATAAGGACACTACTCACGACCCTAGCAGAGGACAATGCAGATGACAGAACCAAAGCCCTCATACATAAGATACTCTCGGACGACTCGCAACATGTTGGACTTGTTATCAATGAAAGGTACACTTTTTACTTTCCTCAAATACCATTTCTGCACATAGACTTTTTGATTATGCTTTGGTATTCTATAGAGATGTCAAGAGTTTGGCTCTATTTACCCCATTAAGGGCGCGATACTGTATGTATGTCAATAGTTTTCCCAAGTTTTTTGATTTCGATTTTCTAGGTCTTACTAGCATACTGATTTATATCTTGTCAATGTTTCAGAATCCTAAACATTCCCGCACAAATCAGCGTGCCTCTATTTGCTTCACTACAAACCGAGTTAGAGAAAGCCATCAAGAAGAATATGCCGTATACATTCCAGTATCTAGTGTGGATCTGTAAAACATATAACACAGCAGGTAACattgtatttcaaatttcattctactCCTATccaaatttgtataatttcgAAAGTAGTGAAAATTAAATGGGGCTAATATGTTTTGACAAATACTCATTGTTTTTGGATGCATAAAACTTGTAAtatcttgaaataaatttgaataatatacatatattcaaCTGATATTACTTTTGCCATAGaacaatgaaaagaaaaacaaatacttttacACCATCTGTACCACGTTTGTCtaggtacttaaaaaatttcatttcaaagcATTGTAGTGGCAGATGTAAATGAATAGTGAATGTGTTTGCAGAGAACTCATCGGAGGTGCTGTATGCGAACCAGGAAGAGAGGCCGCTGGCGAGCGAGGCGGTGGCCAGCTTCGACGTGGACGTGGCCGAGCAGGCGCAGCTCTCGCAGTGGGACTGCGACGGCGGCGCCCTCTCGCCATGCCGGAAGGTAACCACCTCTTATATTATTGGAAAACAAAGTGATGAGTATAGCGGAAGCGAGTGAGATTTGTCAGGATCATGGCAAGTGGAAATTCTTTGTCTGCCTACCCTCATGGGAAACAAACgtgataaaatgtttgtatggaAAACAAACAgatgtacctaattaattaaacgcttaaattaattttgattaaagaaaaaatattttagaccaTTAAACATTCATGTTCTTGTGTTTGCACTGatcacagatatttgtctgTGGTTTTGGATGTGTTGTGCCCGTTTCTTTGTGTCCGCGATACAACCTTAGTGTATGCAGTTGACTGAAAACCCTAAAAATTTAACTTGACCCACTTTTGTCAGATTGAGAGGGCAAATTTTgtttcaacaaataaatggAATGAACATTTTGCACCTATAGGGTAGGTTGCACTTTTccacttttaaataattttgatggcTTGTATTATTGTTCAATATATTCCACAtgtcttaatttaaataatttgttattccaggtaCTCATTTTCGACGGCAGCAAACTCAACCACCTCGTGAGGCTTATCAAAGAAGAGGTGGAGAGCGCCTAGGGCTTGTCTATGTAACTGACATGTAATCGTATGCCATATATACGCgacgtatttatattttattactgctAAGtcataactatattattaaatttgctaAGCTTTTAtactatcttttatttttaattctttaagAGTGGAAAtagagaaaaaagaaagagataaaattttgtggcaacccaaaaaaataaaaattggctcATGAAAAGACAAAACTGGTAATAGtgcgacaaaaaaaaattggaggCGCCGGGTATCGATCCCGGTACCTCTCGCATGCTAAGCGAGCGCTCTACCATCTGAGCTACGCCCCCAGTTGGAATGAAGTGTGAAAATTCCGATGAAATGACGAAGCGAGTCCGTGCTAGTGTGTTgcaaaaaacttcaaaaagaTGGCGTTAATTGAAACGAATTTTTAGTTCGGCAACTTTCCGATAGATTATTTACTGTAGTATGGAGCTGgcatgaaataatttttatgacgGCTCCAGACTACAGTTTTCACACCTTGGaagattcggtatacattgctgatttttcaaaCTACAATGTTCGTTTATTCGCGTCGCATCAATCCGAGTTCGGTGATAGTGTGTaagcattataataaaagtcacAGACAGTGAGTTACATAAAATCAAACACAAGCAATCAATCTATAGTAGTTTATTCGATTTTGCTTACAACATGTACGATTGGTTTAGTCTTATTCTAAATAACCACTATCTTGATAGGACTCGGAGAATCATACGGCCCACTACCATATCCATACTATTCTATCGAAATAGCAcagaaaatagaataataaaatcgttatttcttttaaaacgtTATTCAAATTGCAGTTCCGTCCAAATGTTACATTATTTCACGTTTCTGAATACTGATGTACACAGATCCCAAagcaaaaccaaaaaaaatgtcatattttttatcgtacCTATAGATTATTAGGTTAATTATTACCTAAAGTCAACTTTACGCCTGAACATATCAGATCTGACTTCTATAAATGTTCAGAGAATCCCTCATGAGAAAATCTCTCAAGCAGCACAGTCCTTTCAGAATTTTGGAGGTATTGtccattttttgtatgtctgtttcCGACAAACTCTTGTCCTGGGCTAAAAAGCCCGATACGGCCTCTTCGGTCATCCAGTGGGCTGGGAGTTTGTGCATGTTGAATTGATTGGGGTCTGGGTTGATCGGCATCGGGGTCAATGACTTCTCCCAAGGAGTGATGTACTTCTGTTCCGAATGGAGGCCTTCGATGTATCTGAAATAGATGTATCAAAAACATTAGTTCTCTTTTATATCAtagtaaacacattttttctgAAATGAATTTCGTTTAAGTGATCTTGAgtgttcaaaaaataaatcagaagTTTTATGGAAATATTCTATTTCATTTGGGTACCAGCCCGTTGTCTTTA is drawn from Plodia interpunctella isolate USDA-ARS_2022_Savannah chromosome 24, ilPloInte3.2, whole genome shotgun sequence and contains these coding sequences:
- the LOC128680326 gene encoding protein BCCIP homolog; amino-acid sequence: MSNKRNKEEINQDSESEGEQDSASENSDVDSDGNLVGDQELQADFEGRNPEDCDFHGIKQLLRQLFLKSHVDLGGLAQIIISQNFVGSVVKQCLDEPEDDDDEDDGSDGVFGVTTVINITKKKNEPSIQQIRTLLTTLAEDNADDRTKALIHKILSDDSQHVGLVINERILNIPAQISVPLFASLQTELEKAIKKNMPYTFQYLVWICKTYNTAENSSEVLYANQEERPLASEAVASFDVDVAEQAQLSQWDCDGGALSPCRKVLIFDGSKLNHLVRLIKEEVESA